A portion of the Streptomyces erythrochromogenes genome contains these proteins:
- a CDS encoding lycopene cyclase family protein — MLKTDVAVIGAGAAGLSLAHRLNGRAPAAPAPSVILLDAPPGPLRPAPRTWCFWGAGRGRFDAAVRSQWRHLRVRPPAGPAIQGDIAPLRYKMIRSDDFETLVARDLARSPNVRRLEAIVDTVEETPSGPRVLMTRPDGSLDALEARWVFDSRPLGSLPAARTTVLQHFHGWFVRTARPAFDTGTADLMDFRTPQPADGLSFGYVLPTGPCEALVEYTEFSPHVLTDSGYEAALRHYAADVLSLGDLDIVATETGLIPMTDAPMPQRVGASVFRIGAAGGATRPSTGYTFAGLQRQTRAAAAALRQGRDPVPPAAHSVRARTMDAVLLRALDSGRIDGPDLFCRLFARVPPARLLRFLDGRTNLLEDLAVGRHAPVGPMLRTAVELPWLPRRPFP; from the coding sequence GCGGGAGCCGCCGGCTTGTCCCTGGCCCACCGGCTGAACGGACGCGCGCCCGCAGCACCGGCCCCGTCCGTCATCCTCCTCGATGCTCCGCCCGGCCCGTTGCGCCCCGCCCCGCGCACGTGGTGCTTCTGGGGGGCCGGCCGCGGCCGCTTCGACGCCGCGGTGCGCTCACAATGGCGCCACCTGCGGGTACGGCCGCCCGCCGGCCCCGCGATCCAGGGGGACATCGCACCGCTGCGGTACAAGATGATCCGCTCCGACGACTTCGAGACCCTCGTCGCCCGGGACCTCGCGCGCAGCCCCAACGTCCGCCGCCTGGAGGCGATCGTGGACACGGTGGAAGAGACCCCCTCCGGCCCCCGGGTGCTGATGACCCGGCCCGACGGCAGCCTCGACGCACTCGAGGCCCGGTGGGTGTTCGACTCGCGTCCCCTGGGAAGCCTCCCGGCCGCCCGCACCACCGTGCTCCAGCACTTCCACGGCTGGTTCGTCCGGACCGCTCGGCCCGCCTTTGACACCGGGACCGCCGACCTGATGGACTTTCGCACACCACAGCCCGCCGACGGGCTCTCCTTCGGCTACGTTCTGCCCACAGGCCCGTGCGAAGCCCTCGTCGAGTACACCGAGTTCTCCCCGCACGTGCTGACGGACAGCGGCTACGAGGCGGCGCTGCGGCACTACGCCGCAGACGTCCTGTCTCTCGGCGACCTGGACATCGTCGCGACCGAGACCGGCCTGATCCCCATGACGGACGCCCCCATGCCACAACGGGTCGGTGCGTCGGTGTTCCGGATCGGCGCCGCCGGCGGTGCGACCCGTCCGTCCACCGGATACACCTTCGCCGGACTCCAGCGCCAGACACGGGCCGCCGCCGCCGCGCTGCGGCAGGGCCGCGATCCGGTACCTCCGGCCGCCCATTCCGTGCGGGCCCGCACCATGGACGCGGTACTCCTGCGCGCGCTGGACAGCGGCCGGATCGACGGCCCCGACCTGTTCTGCCGACTCTTCGCCCGCGTCCCGCCGGCCCGGCTGCTGCGCTTCCTCGACGGGCGCACGAACCTGCTCGAAGACCTGGCCGTCGGCCGCCACGCCCCGGTCGGCCCCATGCTGCGCACCGCCGTCGAGCTGCCCTGGCTACCGCGCCGTCCCTTCCCCTGA
- a CDS encoding class I SAM-dependent methyltransferase yields the protein MTLLRDEDLAAAFDHASHTYDALVAANPGYHAHLRRSVRRLGLPAHGEGLRVLDLGCGTGASTAAIRSVLPAAEITAVDASAGMLARAAAKPWGDGVRFVHAPAEFLTDAGVHGPFDAVFAAYLFRNLTDPEAVLATVHSVLGPGGRLAVHEYSLSGRRADRAVWTLVCRGIVQPAATLLGDGPLYRHLWRSVVDFDQADRFAARIRGAGFDKVRTLPLPGWQTGITHTFVATRTGASR from the coding sequence ATGACCCTGCTGCGCGACGAGGACCTCGCCGCCGCGTTCGACCATGCCTCCCACACCTACGACGCACTGGTCGCCGCGAACCCCGGCTACCACGCACATCTGCGGCGCTCGGTGCGCCGCCTCGGCCTGCCCGCACACGGGGAGGGGCTGCGGGTCTTGGACCTCGGCTGCGGTACCGGAGCCTCGACAGCCGCGATCCGGTCCGTCCTCCCAGCCGCCGAGATCACGGCCGTCGACGCCTCGGCCGGCATGCTGGCGAGAGCCGCCGCCAAACCGTGGGGCGACGGCGTGCGCTTCGTCCACGCCCCGGCCGAGTTCCTGACGGATGCGGGCGTCCACGGACCCTTCGACGCGGTATTCGCCGCATACCTCTTCCGCAATCTCACCGATCCCGAGGCCGTCCTCGCCACCGTGCACAGCGTGCTGGGACCGGGCGGCCGGCTCGCCGTGCACGAATACAGCCTCAGCGGCCGCCGCGCCGACCGGGCAGTGTGGACGCTGGTGTGCCGCGGCATCGTCCAGCCGGCCGCCACCCTGTTGGGGGACGGGCCCCTGTACCGCCACCTGTGGCGCAGCGTCGTCGACTTCGACCAGGCCGACCGCTTCGCCGCCCGGATCCGCGGGGCCGGCTTCGACAAGGTCCGTACCCTGCCCCTACCGGGCTGGCAGACCGGCATCACCCACACCTTCGTGGCCACGCGCACGGGAGCCTCCCGGTGA